A window of the Paenibacillus woosongensis genome harbors these coding sequences:
- the lepB gene encoding signal peptidase I translates to MKPVNLPEHRDTDHPEYVRKRAEVDKDYAEAEGRVAEESAPPVLQNKWVRELWELGKTAAIAFIIMLLLNMFVFNLSMVKGESMQPTLEERERLFVDKIVYYFSSPRSGDIVVLKDPSTGPDKKHYLVKRVVAAPGETVEIRDHVLYVNGQALNEPYTDVQIEDRDFAEIRLGENEYFVMGDNRRYGRSKDSRSFGSVQKKDIVGRAEFVYWPVTKIRGL, encoded by the coding sequence ATGAAGCCAGTCAATTTACCGGAGCACCGGGATACGGACCATCCAGAGTATGTTCGCAAGCGAGCTGAGGTTGACAAGGATTACGCGGAAGCCGAGGGGCGTGTAGCTGAGGAATCTGCTCCGCCCGTTCTTCAGAACAAATGGGTTCGTGAGCTGTGGGAATTGGGCAAGACGGCCGCAATTGCATTTATCATTATGCTTCTGCTGAATATGTTCGTGTTTAACCTGTCGATGGTGAAGGGCGAATCGATGCAGCCGACACTGGAAGAGCGGGAGCGGTTATTCGTCGACAAAATCGTTTATTACTTCTCATCACCACGCAGCGGGGATATCGTTGTGCTCAAAGATCCCAGCACCGGGCCTGATAAGAAGCATTACCTTGTCAAACGGGTTGTTGCTGCCCCTGGCGAAACGGTGGAAATTCGCGACCATGTCCTGTACGTGAACGGACAAGCTCTGAACGAGCCTTATACCGATGTGCAGATCGAGGATCGGGATTTCGCGGAAATAAGGCTGGGCGAGAACGAATATTTCGTGATGGGAGACAATCGCCGCTACGGTCGCAGCAAGGACAGCCGCAGCTTCGGCAGTGTGCAGAAGAAGGACATCGTCGGCCGCGCAGAATTCGTGTACTGGCCGGTGACTAAAATAAGAGGTTTGTAA
- the rnhA gene encoding ribonuclease HI: MKEITIYTDGACSGNPGPGGWGAILMYNGHRKELSGGEPMTTNNRMEIQAVISALEQLKEPCLVKVYSDSAYVVNCFKQGWIRNWLRNGWKNSKNQPVENQELWQELWRLMQIHQVEYIKVKGHSDNELNNHCDFLAREAIKRMSR; the protein is encoded by the coding sequence GTGAAGGAGATTACGATTTATACCGATGGAGCCTGCTCCGGAAATCCAGGCCCTGGGGGCTGGGGAGCCATATTGATGTATAACGGCCATCGTAAGGAACTATCTGGCGGCGAGCCGATGACGACGAATAACCGCATGGAAATCCAAGCGGTCATTTCGGCATTGGAGCAGCTGAAGGAGCCGTGCCTTGTAAAGGTATACAGCGATTCTGCCTATGTTGTCAATTGCTTTAAGCAGGGATGGATTCGCAACTGGCTGAGAAATGGCTGGAAGAACAGCAAAAACCAGCCGGTCGAGAACCAGGAGCTGTGGCAGGAATTATGGCGCCTGATGCAGATTCATCAGGTTGAATATATCAAGGTCAAGGGACACAGCGATAATGAGCTGAATAACCACTGTGACTTCTTGGCGAGGGAAGCGATCAAGCGGATGTCCCGGTAA